GCAATTTCAGGCTTGCAGTGGCCCTTTCACTCTGGTCGTCCATGAAGAACTGCGGGTTGATGGGCACCCGCACAAAATCAAATCCAGCATCCCTCACCTCTTTCATGACCTGCAGGCGGTCCGTATCCAGAGCTTCAAAAGGTGGGTACTGGAGGAGACCTTCCAGATTCACCCCCCGGTTGAAGGAGAGGATCTCGGGTTCGGGACTGCATCCAACCAGCAGCAAACACAAAGCGACCCAGAGCGGTTTCAAAGTCCGGCCTCTCTGGCACGCAGGATGGCTTCGGTGCGGGTGGTGACTTGCAGTTTCGAGAAAATGCTGGTGATGTGGTTGCGGATGGTTTTGTCGGCCACTTCCAGTTTGCGGGCAATGTCCGGGTTGGAGAGCCCTTTGGAAATCCACTGCAGGATTTCCCTTTCCCGTTCGGTGAGTTCAGGGAACAGGTCCGGCAGGCTGCGGGGCCTTTGAAAGAACCCCATCAGTTTGCGGGCGATGCTGGGCGCGAACAGGGCTTCACCGCGTCCCACCGCATGGATGGCCCGCAACAGTTCTTCATGGTCGGCCCCTTTGAGGATGTACCCTCTGGCTCCGGCTTTCATGGCCTCGAACACATTGTCATCATCATCGAACATGCTGACCACCAGAATGCCCATCTGGGGGCTGTTTTTGAGGATTTCACGGGTGGCGGTGATGCCACTGACTTCCGGCATTTGCAGGTCCATCAGCACCACCTCGGGTTGATGCAGCAACGCGAGGTCCACCGCTTGCCGTCCGGTGTGCGCCTCGGCGACCACTTGCAGGTCAGGCATGATGGACAGCAGGGCTTTGACCCCTTCGCGGAACAGTTTGTGGTCATCGGCAATCAGGACACGCAAAACTTCAGTCATGTGGGCCTCGCAAGGGCAGGGAAACACTTGGAACATCCAGCGGGAAAACCACGTGCAACAGGGTGCCGGGGGAAAGGTTCTCCCAGAGCAGATTCCCGGAGAGGGCTTCGGTGCGTTCGCGCATGGAGGCTGAGCCCACGCCAGCCACCCGCATTTCGGGCAGGCCTTTTCCATTGTCCATGATCCTCAGGTGCAAATGCTGTGCTTGCACCGTCACCTGCAGTTCGCACTTTGTGGCATGGGCGTGTTTGATCACGTTGGTGAGCCCTTCCTGCGCAATGCGGTACACCGCAACCTCCAGAGCAGCACTGAGGGGAGGGAACGAAGAAGGAAGCTGACAGGAGGTGGTCAGTCCTGCTTCCTTGCAGCGCTCCAGCAGTTCCAGCAACGCCTCCGCGATGCCCAGATCGTCCAGTTTGGGTGGGCGCAAGTCGTACACCAGACGCCTGACGTCCTGCACCAGTTCCTGACTGTCGGTTTTGAGTTGCAAGAGGGTGTTTTCCAGCATCTCGGGACGAAGTTTGGCTTGCAGGCGGGCCGCTTCCAGTTTGAGGCCCAGTCCGGCCAGAGCAGGACCCAGCCCATCGTGCAGGTCGCGCCGGAGGCGTTTGCGTTCTTCTTCGGTGGCCAGCACCCTTTGCTCTCTGGCCTGCTGCAGTTGCTTCTGGAGTTGCAGGGCGTGGGCAGCGCGGGCCAGTTGTGTGGAAAGGTCCTGAAGCAAGGTGACATCCCGGCTTTGCAGTTGACCTTTTCCGCGGCCAGACACCCGCAATTCCCCCACCTGCTCTCCCTGCACCACCATGGAAAACCCCTGCTGGGGGCCCCAAGGCATGCCACTCTCCAGCGTTTCACCGTTTAAAAAGTGGATGCTGGCATGGGGCAATTTCAAGGTGAGGCGCAAGACATCGAGTGCTTCTTGCAGCAGCACCTGAGGCTCTCTGGGCTGCGAAAGTTTGTCTTGCAGGGCTTGCATCACCCGGTAGGGATCGTCCCTATCGCCGTAAAACAGTCGGTTGACTGCTTTTTGCAAACCCAGTTGCAGGGGCTGCACCAAGAGCGCGGTGAGCACCGAAGCCAGCACCAGAGAAACCACTTCGCCCAGAAGTGCAGAGAGCCCGCCCACCACCAGCACGTACAGCAAAGCGATGCTGCCGCTCAAGAGCACGAACACCGTGGCCCCATTCAGCCAGACTTGACGGTGTTTCATCCAGCTTTCCAGCCAGAGCAAGGAGGCCCTCAGAAAGACCAGCAGAGACACCAAACTGGACAGGGCCGGAAGCACCAGTCCGAACAGGTACACGCCAAATTGAGGCAATCCCAGCACAGAAGCCGGGTAGCGCACATCGCCCATGTGAACCCTTGGGGTGAGGAGCACCTGCAGGGCCTCAATGCCCAGCCATACCAGCATCGGGAAGAACAAAACCCGCTTCCATTCAGGATGCTTGAAGAGAAAAACCAGTTGCACCCCTCCCAGCAGCAAAACCAAGGTTCCCCCTTGCAAAAGGGCGTGGTCCCAGAAGGCGGCCAGTCCTCCCAAAATCACCCACATCAGGCCCAGAAGGGGTTGTTTTTGCTGGGCAGCCATCCCTGCCACAAGTCCGAACAACAGGGCGGTCAGGGCGTCCAGAGTGACCCGCAGTGTGGAGTGCTCGGGTTGCCAGACCGGGCTGCCCCGGCTGTTCCACACCACCTCCAGCCAGTGGGGATGCCAGCAGAACACCACCACCAGCAGGGCAAAAATCGGGTACAGCCAAGGCAGGGGTTTCATCTGTCTCAGTTTGACGGCTTTGCTGTCCCATTTTCCAGAGGTGCCCTGTCCCAGAAGTCTGGGACAACCTGGCCTCAAGACTTCAGGACAAGGGTTTTTCTACCCTTGAGGCAAACAGGAGGTCCCATGAAACGTTGGATGCAAAAATGGATGGGGTTTGGACTGGTGTTGTTGGTGTCATGGGCAGGGGCCCAGAACCCCGAGTCTCTGGGGGGTCAGATCACCGACACCCCCAGTTGTGTGAGCACCAAACCCAACACCCTGTCGTGCTTTGTGCGGGGTGCAGCAGGAGACCTGCACCAGAAAAGCTGGAAACCGGGCTGGTCGGACTGGAAACCCCTGGGAGGAAAGTTTGTGGAGGCCCCATCTTGCACCAGTTGGGGAGCGGACCGCATCGACTGCTTTGCCAAAGGCACCGACCAGACCTTGCAGCACCTGTGGATGGAAGGGGAACAGGTGGGCCAGTGGGAATCTCTGGGAGGGGGACTTTCCGCAAGCCCGGAGTGCCTGTCCACCCAGAAGGATGAAGTCACCTGCCTTGTGAAAGGGCTGGACGGGGCAGCATATCAGAAAAGCTGGCAAGGGAAATGGTCCGACTGGAAGCCTCTGGGGGGCGTGTTTCTGGACACCCCGGATTGCGTGTCGTGGGCCGCTGGGCGCATCGACTGCTTTGCTCGGGGAGGGGACCGCCAGCTCTACCACAATTACACCGATGACACGCAGAACTGGCATGACTGGGAAACCCTGGGAGGAGACCTCACCAGTCGGGCGTCTTGTGTGACGGAAGGCGTCAACCGACTGTCCTGCTTCGCACGGGGAGGGGACCGCGCACTGTACAAAATCCACTGGAATGGAGAAAGGTTCTCAGGGTGGGAGAAACAGGATGGGGCTCTGGCCTCCGATCCCGAGTGCGTGCAGGGTTTTTCAGGCCAAACCGATTGCTTCTTTGCGGGCGATGGACGCACCTTTGACCGTCTGGCAGTGCCGGGCATCGGAAAATGGGTGCTGAAGCCGCAAAGTGGATCACCGACCGGAAAAGTGAACTGCCTGTCGTGGGGGCAAGAGCGCATCGACTGCTTTGCCAGAGGGGAAAAGCAGGACCTGCTGCACTGGTGGTTTGATGCCCCTCTGGTGAACACCCAACTGAAGGTGGGAGAAATCCAGATCCAGTTGCCTCCCTACCCCACCGGGACCACCTCAGCGCAGGCGTTTTTTCAGGCTTTGCTGGCCGGACCTGCTGCCAAGCCCATCAAGAAAAACCCCTCAGCCACTGGCCTGCAAGATTTGGAGAGCCGCACCGAAACCCAGAGCACCCCCAACGGCAACCAGTTGTGTCAGGTGCGCCGGGTGAGCTTCAACAGCAACCCTCAGGAGTTCGTGACTTTCGAGGGGTCCATGAACAACCTGTGGCTCGGGAACCTCGCGCAGGAAAACGGCCTCAAAGGGGGAAGTTACAAAAGCCTGAGCGTCCCCACCAGCGAACGGAAAAACCTGGTGCTGTACCTCGGGGGCCTGAATTTTCCCGGCAACCGTGAAGTGGTGGAGGCTTCCCCAGCGGGGGTTTCGGCAGGACTGGGAAGTCTGGTTTCACGCTTCAAAAGCAGTGGATTGCAGGCCGGAGCAGGCATCCTGTACAGCAAAGTCACGATCAGTGACAGCCTCGAATCCTCCATGCTGCAAGCCGGATTCAATGGCTCATTCTTGATGGGCAGCGTGAACGCCAGCATCTCCAAACGCTACACCAGCAAACGCAACAAAGTGACTGGACTGTTCGTGCAGAAAGTCTACAACGTGGCCCTTGACCTGCAAGGCCAGAGTCCAGCGGTGGGCCTGCTCGGGAACACCCCGGTTTCCACGCTGGAAAGCCTCGGGGCCAGCAAGGAACTGTCTTACTCGAACGTGCCCGCTTACGTGTCCAACATTGCTTTCGGGCGGATTGTGGCACTGACCATGGAATCCAATTACACCGAAAGCCAGATGATCGCGGCCATCGAAGCGTCCTACTCCGGGGTGTTCACTTCGGTGCAAGGCAACCTGAAAACCGACCTGAGGAAAGTCCTTTCTGAAAGCAGCATCGAAGTGAAAGTGCTCGGAGGGGACGAGGAGTCCGCCAAGCGCCTGCTGCAAACCGGACGTTTCGCCGATTACTTCAGCTTGCCAAGCACCCCCATCGAAACCTACCGTCCCATCGCCTACACCCTGCGTTACCTGACCAACGACGATGTGGCCGCCATCAACAAAACCACCGAATTTGAAATCAAAGAATGCTCGGCCAGCAGCGTGGCCCTGCGTCCACAATTCCGCTTCACCCTGTTGATTCCCGACGATGACACCTACGACGACCTGTACGGCACCATCACCGTGGATGGGGTCAAGCTGTATGACGTGCCCGAGGAACGCAACACCCCGGTTTACCCCTTGCAGACCGTGATGCTTTCGGACGCTCTGGGGGACCGCACCTACAACGTGAATTTTGGTGAGGACCAGTTCATGCACATCAACGGCCTACTGATGGACCACGACGCTGGCCCCAACGACCGGGTGGCCAACTGGGACCTGAATTTCAACTTGCGTGAGGTCGCAGACGCCTACCAGAGAGGGGCCGCGTTCTTCGAGAAAACCTTCGTGTCCACGGGCGAAGCCGACAGTCTGGTGCACCTGATTGTGCGTTTCGACTTCAAGTGACGTTGTGTGAAAGGAAAAACCATGAAAAACCTGCATTTGCTGGTGCCCCTTCTGCTGTTGGCTTCCGCTCAGGCCGCCAACACCCCCGTGAAACTCCTCGTGAACGGCACCACTTCCGCAACGCCGGCCCTCACCATCAACGGCAAAACCTACATTCCCCTTGAGGCCCTGAAAAGCCTCGGGATTCCTTACACCGTGCAAAACGGAGTGGTGGTGGTCGGGGTTCAGGGGGGATCCAACCAGAAAGTGGCTCTGCAGGGCTGCCTGAACGAATGGCTGTTCAACGGCATCTGGCGCATCAAAGTCAGCAACCTGCAAGCCATCCAGAAGGATGCGAACACCCCCGGGTGGGGACTGGACATCGAAGTGCGCAACGGCAGCAAAACCACCCTCAACCTGACCGACACCGGCATGGACGGCACCGGCATGGGCATCCATCTGGCCTTCGCGGACAGCACCACCCTCGGGGTGGACCCTCTGGATGTGCAGAAACTCACCTTCAAGAACCTGCCCCAGAGCGCGAGTGCCAAGCATCAACTGAAGTTTTACTACCCAATTTTCACCGAGGCGGGCTTGGTGGAAAAGCCGGACACCTTGCTCTTGGACATTGACCCGACCAGAATGGGGCAATCGGTGAAGAAAGCCGGGGCCAGTTACACCACCCCTGCCCCTTCTTTTCGGGTGCAGTTGGACTGTCAGAAGTGAGGGGCGACATGCAAAAAATCCTGATTTTAACCGTGCTGGGGGTGCTCGGGAGTGCTCTTGGCCAGAGTCACCCCAGACTGTGGATCACCGGTGCGGACCTGCCAAAGCTGCAAAGCTGGGCCACCTCCAAAAACCCCATTTATCAGGAAGGCCTGCTGACCAGCGCCCTGAACGCCAAACGCCAGATGGATCAGGGGAAACTGGAAGACTCGGGCGGCATCGATTACGAGTCGGACCCTGTCGAGCAGTACGCGGCCCTGTTTGCCTTCATGTCTCTGGTGGGTCCGCAGAAAGACCGGGCGGATTACGCCCAGAGGTCCAAAAAACTGCTCTTGAAGGCCATCACGGAAGCGGAAAAAGGACCTGCCGAAGGCAAACCCTACCGGGACCGGGAATTCACGGTGTACAACCGCTCCAGATGGCATGGGGCAGCGTGGGGCCTCACCGTGGACTGGATTTACCCCACCCTGACCGCAGCCGACAAGAAGCGCATTGTGAAAGTCTTTGAGCGCTGGACCACCGAAAACATGGACCTGAAGCTCGGGTACCCCTGCTCGGACCCCGGCACGGAATGCTTTTTGGACGGCACCGCAACCCTCATGAACACCCCTGAGTTGCTGCAAAGCCAGCGTGGGGTGAGGTGGTCACAGAACAATTATTACACCGCGCATGCCCGCAACGCCGCCCTGATGGCGCTCAGTCTGGACCCAGCAGATGACCCAAATGGCATCCTGAAAAAGAACTTGAATCTGGCTCTGGGACGCCACCTGTACGTGATTGACCACGGTCTTTCCACCATTGCCAGAGGGGGCCTCGGGGGTGAGGGCTTCGAGTACAGCCCCCAGAGCATGGGTTACGTGGCGCAACTGTTGCTGGCCCTGCACACTGCCCATCAGGACAACTTGCCGCAAAGCACCTTCAAAAATCCGTTCTGGAAAGCCTACCCGCAGGCCCTGCTGGCCTCTTTGCTGCCCAAAAGCACCCCGGATGAGAACCACGGTCAGGTGTTTCAGGCCCTGTGGTACGGGGATGGACAGGAGAATTACGCCCCGGACCCCATCGAAGCGATTGGACCTCTGGGGGTGTACGCGGCCCTGCAGAAAGACCCGAAAAACGCTTCTGGGATGCGGTGGATTCAGACCTTCATTCCGCCGGGAGGCCAAAAAGAACTGCTTTCCCGTTCCAGAGGGGACGACAACCGCTTCACCAATGCCATTTTGTACTTTTTGCTCTTTGATCCGGCCCTGAAAGCTCAGGATCCACGGGGCAGTTACCCCACCCACCAGAGGATCGAGGGCATCGGTAAAATTCTGGCCCGCACCGACTGGACCGAGAAAGCCAGTGGCATTGGCTTCACGGCAGGCTGGAACTCCATCGACCATCAGGCTGCAGATGCCCTGTCTGTGGAATTCTTCTCGCAGGGAGAATGGATCCTGAAAAAACGGGTTGGGTACGGGTTTGGCTGGTCTGCCTCGGACAACCAGAATGCCCCTCTGATCCAGAACGACCCCATCGACCGGGACGATTACCGCAAGTTGCTGTGGTCCAGAGGGTCCAGTTGGCTGTACCGTCCATCCGGGGACGCCAAACTTCTGAAGTCCAGTTTCGGGAAAGGGTACACTTACGCAGCCGGGGACGCCACTGCAGCCTACAACTCCGATTACGAAAACCTGCAGGCCGTCACCAGGGCCGTCCGGGAGGTGCTCTGGTTGGAGCCGTCCACGGTGATCCTTCGGGATGAACTGTCCACCAGAGGTGCCGGGAAATTCAAACGCCTGCCTTTCAACTTTCCAGCCTCCCTGAGTGTTCAGGGGCGCACCGCAGCCGGAAAAACCCCTTCGGGGCAAACCTTCACGGTGACTTCCCTGCTGCCCGAGAAAGTCAGCCTGTCGGTCAAAAAAGCTCCGGCCAAAGAAGGGGAATTTGTGGGTGATCCGGACCCTTCTCCTGCTGCGCACGGTGAAACGGAAGCCCAGCGCCTCACCATTGAAGCTTCAGGGGCACCCAGTCAGGTGGTGTTTTTGACGGTGATCCACGCCGGGAAAGCAGAGCCCAGAGCCCTCACGCAAGGACAGGGGCTGGTGATCGGCAACCATTGGGTGTGTTTCGCAGACGACACCCTGCAATGCAGCGTCCCTGCGGGCATCGAAAAACACCATGTGGTGGGCCTGAAACCCAACACCTCCTACACCATTTCCCGCTCTGGAAGCACCCTCACCTTGAAAGAAGGAAAAGGCGTGACCTCGGACACGGCAGGAATTCTGGTGTTCTGAACTCTGGTGGGGCTTCTCTCACCTGTACAAAGGCAGCAAAAGCCCAAAACAACTGTTGCAGGTGCAAAAGCAAGCCTGTGTGCAGAACCCAAATCCTGTCCATTGATGGCAAGAAGTATTGGTGATCAAAGCCACTGTCGGTCAAGATCTTCAGGTAAAAACGTCCCTGCAGTTGGCGGCACAGAGATTTGATCATGCCGACAGCCAATTTGCTTTCACTGGCATGGCCTTTGCCTTTCCATACGGCAAAAGACCAGGGAAATCTAACTTTGCCGATCAGCAGGTAGACCACCAGGTGCAAACCGTACTTGCCATTGACGTAGGACACGGGCAGCTTTGGAAATTGGCCTTCTTTGTGAAGTGAGGTCCACCAGCACGTCCAGAGTGGGTTTGCGACCTGACCGTCGAGGGTAGGCTTTAAACAGCTGTTGCAGGATATGCTGCTGGACAGCTTTCATCAGTGCTCTGGTGTTCCAGTGGTACTGATTGTAGAAGCGGCTGGCTGCACAGGACGTTCCGAGGGGGTGGTGATAGGGTCGCACTTGCCGGCTGCTTTTCAAGAAGCCTCGGAGTTGAATCTGGAACAGCTCTTTCTGGTTCCGGTTTGGCAAGAGGGACAGTAGGGCGCATCATAATTGATGGGCAGACGTAGACACTCTGCCCATTTTTATTGTCCCACATGATTTTTGGCTGAATAGATCATACGACCCTGCATCGGTGCAAATACTGTGTTTGGCCTCCTGCGTCAAGCTGGCGAAGCCAGTTGACTGCGGTGGCCCTTCACAGAGGGTTCACCGGAGCGTAAAACCGCGAAGTGCACCCTGAGGATTTTACGTGCCAGTGCGATCAAAGCCACTTTCTTGGGCTTACCCGTTTTCACCAGGCGACGATAAAACTCAGCCTGTTCATTGTTCAATCGAGTCACTGTCACTGCTGACATGTAGAGAATTGTTCGAATGCGTTTGTTGCCGACCTTGGAAATCGTGCAGCAACCGACCATCTGGCCAGACCATCTGGGGACCGGAGACAGTCCAGCAAAAAGTGATGGGTTTCTGTCAGGAGAATAGCTGCAGTCAGCACACCAATCCCAGGAATGGACGTCAGAAACTTCACCTGTCCCTGGAGCAAAAGGTCCGGTTTGATGGCCTGTTTGATGTAGCCTTCCACTTCTTTCAGCTGATTTTCCAGCAGTTCCAGACATCGATCACAAAGCTGCACCACAGCCGCACACGGATGCTGGATGTGATCAAAAGCATAGTGACGGCTCTTTTCCAGTGTGATCAGGTTGACGATGGTCTCCCGCTCGCTCAGCAGGGCCCTGAGGTGCTCCAGTTCGATTCGGGTGGGTTACCGGTTTCATGTTCAGGGCATACTGGGCAATGAGCTCTGCATCCATCGAATCCGTTTTTCCTCGTCTGAGATTGCTCCTCGCAAAAAAATTGATTTTGGCTGCGTTGACCACACTGACTCGGCATCCTGAGGTGTAAAGGAAGTGCGCGACACGCTGAGAATAGACCCCGGTGGCTTCCATGACTGCATGGGCATGTCACCCAGAGCTTGATGACCTTCCAACCACTGTTTGAGGCGCTTTTGACCATCTTGCGAGTTCGAGAAGACCTGGATCGCACCAAGCTTGCTGGCACCCTGGTCCGTCACTTTGAGGAGTCTGCAGTGAAGCTCAGACTTGCCAACATCAATGCCAAGAATGAACATACTTGCCTCCTGGATGAGGAAAAGTCAAACCCAGCTTCAGTCGACGAAACATCGTGTGCAAGCTTCAAGACTTCAAATACTGTGGCGTCTGGACCAAAAACTTCGAGCCGGCCAGGATTTGCATCAGGGTCTGGAGGACCAAAAATCTCAGCAGGCTTGTCGGCTCGAAGGGGCATGACAGGCTCATTCTCCCACTTTGGGGAACTGGCCTAACACACAAAAATCTCAGTTAGGATTGCCTTGAAGCCCAGCGGTCCTGCAGGTTCTGGTTGACCTTTGCCAGATCGAAATGTTTGGGGTCTTCATCGTGCCACCTTTCCAACTGGTCTCTCAGGTCCTGCAGTTCATCCAGGTCGATGTGGTCCCGAATGGAACCCTCGGTTTGCTCCAGAATCACATCCACAATTTCAGCCATACGAATCAGGGGTTTCAGGGCTTCATCGGAATACCGACTCAGGAGCCACTGACGGTAGCCTGCAGGTCCACCCAGGTCTTCCAGAGGTCCACGTCTGGTCCCATCCAGGCAGCAGAGGCGTTTCTCGGCGGGAACATTTGTGCTGATACGTTCCAATCGGAGTTCAAGTTCCCACGAGGTACTGCGCGGGAACTCAGAGGAGTCATAGGTGTAAAGCATTTTTTCTCTGGGCTGGAAACGGAATTGTTTGATGGGGATGTCCGAGAAAGCTCCACCCGAAGCGCTTCCGTAAGTGGAACCGTAGATGTGAAAGGTGTAGAGATGAATGTTCTCCCAGCCCATGAGGGTCTGGAGAACCATGTGTGGTTGTGGGAGCAGTAGGGTGTCTGGGACAGTGAAACGCCTCCAGATCATGGGGGTGATGCCTTGCAAGATGGCTTTAGATTGGTAGACCTGTGGGGAGGTGACTTCCAGCACAAGGGCAGGTTACATCCCCCGGAATGAAACGCTCTCCTACTTCCGCTGGGCGGAAGGCAACCCGATTTTGTTCTTACTGAGGTTCATCCTGTTCGGCGAGGGGGACATTGCCCCAGTCACCCACGAGATTTTGCGGAAAGCTGAACCTGAGCTGCAGTACCGGCCTTACGTGCATGTGGGAGGATGACTCACAAGAAGGGCAGGGAAAGTTGCCCTTCTTGACCTTCACTGGTGGTCGTGCCCGTGTTCCTCGTCCTCATTGGACACCCCGGTTCGCACCACCCACTGCAAAGTGAACTTGTTAAAAGTCGCTCCCGCCTTCGGGATGCCAGACAGCACCAGCGTATAAGCCCCGTTTTTGGGGAGCTTCACCGTGGCCTTCAGATGCTTCCCGTCCATCACCAGCTTTGGGGAGCTTTGCGCCTTCACCCCCGCCTTGTACGACCCCGCGAACACCTGCAAATTGCAGGTGCAGTTCTTCAAGGTGATCGGAATGCCCCCCTTCTGGTTCACTTCAAACCAGGTGGTGTTGTTCCCCACCACCGGCGCATCATCCGGCTCAATGTGGATCAGGGCACCCACATTGCCATCTTTCTCAATC
Above is a window of Deinococcus misasensis DSM 22328 DNA encoding:
- a CDS encoding response regulator transcription factor; this translates as MTEVLRVLIADDHKLFREGVKALLSIMPDLQVVAEAHTGRQAVDLALLHQPEVVLMDLQMPEVSGITATREILKNSPQMGILVVSMFDDDDNVFEAMKAGARGYILKGADHEELLRAIHAVGRGEALFAPSIARKLMGFFQRPRSLPDLFPELTEREREILQWISKGLSNPDIARKLEVADKTIRNHITSIFSKLQVTTRTEAILRAREAGL
- a CDS encoding sensor histidine kinase, which translates into the protein MKPLPWLYPIFALLVVVFCWHPHWLEVVWNSRGSPVWQPEHSTLRVTLDALTALLFGLVAGMAAQQKQPLLGLMWVILGGLAAFWDHALLQGGTLVLLLGGVQLVFLFKHPEWKRVLFFPMLVWLGIEALQVLLTPRVHMGDVRYPASVLGLPQFGVYLFGLVLPALSSLVSLLVFLRASLLWLESWMKHRQVWLNGATVFVLLSGSIALLYVLVVGGLSALLGEVVSLVLASVLTALLVQPLQLGLQKAVNRLFYGDRDDPYRVMQALQDKLSQPREPQVLLQEALDVLRLTLKLPHASIHFLNGETLESGMPWGPQQGFSMVVQGEQVGELRVSGRGKGQLQSRDVTLLQDLSTQLARAAHALQLQKQLQQAREQRVLATEEERKRLRRDLHDGLGPALAGLGLKLEAARLQAKLRPEMLENTLLQLKTDSQELVQDVRRLVYDLRPPKLDDLGIAEALLELLERCKEAGLTTSCQLPSSFPPLSAALEVAVYRIAQEGLTNVIKHAHATKCELQVTVQAQHLHLRIMDNGKGLPEMRVAGVGSASMRERTEALSGNLLWENLSPGTLLHVVFPLDVPSVSLPLRGPHD
- a CDS encoding thiol-activated cytolysin family protein; amino-acid sequence: MKRWMQKWMGFGLVLLVSWAGAQNPESLGGQITDTPSCVSTKPNTLSCFVRGAAGDLHQKSWKPGWSDWKPLGGKFVEAPSCTSWGADRIDCFAKGTDQTLQHLWMEGEQVGQWESLGGGLSASPECLSTQKDEVTCLVKGLDGAAYQKSWQGKWSDWKPLGGVFLDTPDCVSWAAGRIDCFARGGDRQLYHNYTDDTQNWHDWETLGGDLTSRASCVTEGVNRLSCFARGGDRALYKIHWNGERFSGWEKQDGALASDPECVQGFSGQTDCFFAGDGRTFDRLAVPGIGKWVLKPQSGSPTGKVNCLSWGQERIDCFARGEKQDLLHWWFDAPLVNTQLKVGEIQIQLPPYPTGTTSAQAFFQALLAGPAAKPIKKNPSATGLQDLESRTETQSTPNGNQLCQVRRVSFNSNPQEFVTFEGSMNNLWLGNLAQENGLKGGSYKSLSVPTSERKNLVLYLGGLNFPGNREVVEASPAGVSAGLGSLVSRFKSSGLQAGAGILYSKVTISDSLESSMLQAGFNGSFLMGSVNASISKRYTSKRNKVTGLFVQKVYNVALDLQGQSPAVGLLGNTPVSTLESLGASKELSYSNVPAYVSNIAFGRIVALTMESNYTESQMIAAIEASYSGVFTSVQGNLKTDLRKVLSESSIEVKVLGGDEESAKRLLQTGRFADYFSLPSTPIETYRPIAYTLRYLTNDDVAAINKTTEFEIKECSASSVALRPQFRFTLLIPDDDTYDDLYGTITVDGVKLYDVPEERNTPVYPLQTVMLSDALGDRTYNVNFGEDQFMHINGLLMDHDAGPNDRVANWDLNFNLREVADAYQRGAAFFEKTFVSTGEADSLVHLIVRFDFK
- a CDS encoding transposase, producing MSGTAGKSAERSGRLHQTGHQTGPFAPGTGEVSDVHSWDWCADCSYSPDRNPSLFAGLSPVPRWSGQMVGCCTISKVGNKRIRTILYMSAVTVTRLNNEQAEFYRRLVKTGKPKKVALIALARKILRVHFAVLRSGEPSVKGHRSQLASPA
- a CDS encoding IS110 family transposase, with amino-acid sequence MEATGVYSQRVAHFLYTSGCRVSVVNAAKINFFARSNLRRGKTDSMDAELIAQYALNMKPVTHPNRTGAPQGPAERAGDHRQPDHTGKEPSLCF
- a CDS encoding plasmid pRiA4b ORF-3 family protein, producing the protein MLEVTSPQVYQSKAILQGITPMIWRRFTVPDTLLLPQPHMVLQTLMGWENIHLYTFHIYGSTYGSASGGAFSDIPIKQFRFQPREKMLYTYDSSEFPRSTSWELELRLERISTNVPAEKRLCCLDGTRRGPLEDLGGPAGYRQWLLSRYSDEALKPLIRMAEIVDVILEQTEGSIRDHIDLDELQDLRDQLERWHDEDPKHFDLAKVNQNLQDRWASRQS